A portion of the Granulosicoccus antarcticus IMCC3135 genome contains these proteins:
- a CDS encoding acetate--CoA ligase family protein, giving the protein MHNRFGRLLKPRSIAVLGGHWAEEVIKQCRKAGFEGDVWPVHPTRETLAGERCFRNIDELPGVPDACFIGVNKDRTIEIVKQLSDAGAGGAICFASGFGESAALDSDGDKRQDRLIEAAGDMPVIGPNCYGLINYLDQIVMWPDVHGGKTVKRGVAIITQSSNIAINLSMQKRGLPVAYLITAGNQAQTSLAELAIAVLEDERVTALGLHIEGFSDIRAFESLASRARALGKRIIVLKTGVTPLARAALISHTRSLSGNDSAASAFIERLGLLRVRGIGEFIETLKVLHLPHKVGGYRVLSMSCSGGEAALVSDSGLSHGLQFPPLEATQKQSLREALGENVALANPLDYHTVIWDDMAAMEAMVSAMLQIRKPPASVTTSANDQFPSVADVALMVLDFPRADRCEAPSWQRALDAFVAVASHWQGVAAVVATLPENMPEEVVESLMAHDVVALCGLADGMKALANAAWFDMADATKPSEPVWLPEHSDVPFTSAGLSLVEGTGSTRSGRSARYASQKAWGLVQCAEADAPATRQLDESTAKRWLSRFGVNVPVNIRLSFADVRSSLRLSHALDKASPVFTYPVVAKGLGIAHKSEANAIALNIDNRRDLERAIRQIDCAGGCLIEEQVQGSVVELLVSVIHDPVHGLVMTIGAGGIATEVLADSVQCLIPASRDELDRRLERLRCAPLLNGFRNRPAVDRECLLDALESVQLAALQLGERLVELEINPLLCTAKACTAVDAFLAVRQENMAN; this is encoded by the coding sequence ATGCACAATAGATTTGGAAGACTACTAAAGCCCCGCTCGATTGCAGTTCTGGGAGGGCATTGGGCAGAAGAGGTCATCAAGCAATGTCGAAAGGCTGGCTTCGAGGGGGATGTCTGGCCGGTTCACCCGACCCGTGAAACCCTGGCTGGGGAGCGTTGTTTTCGAAATATCGATGAGTTGCCTGGCGTGCCTGATGCCTGCTTCATCGGTGTCAATAAAGACCGTACCATCGAGATAGTCAAGCAACTCTCTGATGCGGGGGCAGGTGGCGCCATCTGTTTCGCATCCGGATTCGGTGAGAGTGCGGCACTGGATAGCGATGGCGATAAACGGCAGGATCGTCTGATCGAGGCGGCCGGCGACATGCCGGTTATCGGTCCCAACTGCTATGGACTGATCAACTATCTGGATCAGATTGTGATGTGGCCCGATGTGCACGGCGGCAAGACGGTCAAGCGGGGTGTGGCCATCATTACGCAGTCATCCAACATCGCCATCAATCTGAGTATGCAGAAGCGGGGTCTGCCGGTGGCCTATCTGATCACCGCCGGCAATCAGGCACAGACCTCTCTGGCAGAACTTGCAATCGCTGTACTGGAAGATGAGCGGGTTACCGCGTTGGGTCTGCATATAGAAGGTTTTTCAGACATACGAGCCTTTGAAAGCCTGGCATCAAGGGCACGTGCCCTGGGCAAGCGGATTATCGTTCTGAAAACCGGTGTCACACCGTTGGCTCGAGCTGCATTGATTTCTCATACCCGATCCTTGTCAGGTAACGATTCGGCAGCCAGCGCGTTTATCGAACGTCTGGGACTGCTGCGGGTGCGTGGTATCGGTGAGTTCATCGAGACCTTGAAAGTATTGCATCTGCCGCACAAGGTCGGTGGCTATCGGGTGTTGTCGATGAGCTGCTCTGGTGGCGAAGCCGCTCTGGTCAGTGATTCTGGCTTGTCGCATGGCTTGCAGTTTCCACCCTTGGAGGCGACTCAAAAACAGTCATTGCGTGAGGCGCTGGGTGAGAATGTTGCCTTGGCTAATCCTCTGGACTATCACACGGTCATCTGGGACGACATGGCGGCGATGGAAGCAATGGTGTCGGCCATGTTGCAGATACGCAAGCCACCCGCCAGTGTGACAACTTCCGCCAATGATCAGTTTCCTTCAGTGGCAGATGTGGCTTTGATGGTTCTGGATTTTCCAAGAGCGGATCGTTGCGAGGCACCTTCCTGGCAGCGAGCGCTGGATGCCTTTGTCGCCGTGGCCAGTCATTGGCAGGGTGTGGCGGCCGTTGTCGCCACTTTGCCTGAGAATATGCCCGAGGAAGTTGTCGAATCTCTGATGGCGCACGACGTGGTGGCACTGTGTGGGCTGGCTGATGGCATGAAAGCCCTGGCCAATGCAGCATGGTTTGATATGGCGGATGCTACCAAACCCAGTGAGCCGGTGTGGCTGCCTGAGCATTCGGATGTCCCATTCACGAGTGCGGGCCTTTCTCTGGTGGAAGGTACCGGTAGTACACGTTCGGGCCGTAGTGCGCGTTATGCCAGTCAGAAAGCCTGGGGACTGGTGCAGTGTGCAGAAGCCGATGCTCCGGCAACCCGGCAGCTGGACGAAAGCACGGCTAAACGCTGGCTCAGTCGTTTTGGCGTGAATGTTCCTGTGAATATCCGTTTGTCATTTGCAGATGTTCGCTCATCCTTGCGTTTGAGTCATGCACTGGACAAGGCCTCGCCCGTGTTCACCTATCCTGTAGTGGCCAAGGGCCTGGGTATTGCTCACAAGAGCGAGGCCAATGCCATCGCCTTGAATATTGACAATCGTCGGGATCTGGAGCGGGCTATCCGGCAGATTGATTGTGCGGGTGGTTGCCTGATCGAGGAACAGGTCCAAGGCTCGGTTGTCGAGCTTCTCGTCAGTGTCATCCATGATCCTGTGCATGGTCTGGTGATGACCATCGGTGCCGGTGGCATTGCTACCGAGGTGCTGGCAGATTCGGTACAGTGCCTGATTCCGGCATCCCGTGATGAGCTGGATCGTCGCCTCGAGCGTCTTCGCTGTGCGCCGTTGTTGAATGGTTTTCGCAATCGCCCTGCGGTGGATCGAGAATGCCTGCTGGATGCACTCGAATCTGTGCAATTGGCAGCCCTGCAGCTGGGAGAGCGATTGGTCGAACTGGAAATCAATCCATTGTTGTGTACGGCGAAAGCCTGTACGGCTGTCGACGCCTTTCTGGCGGTGCGTCAGGAGAACATGGCCAACTGA